GCAATACGCACGTGCCAAATGCCGCCAATAATAAGATTACAGTAAACTTAGCGAGTACCACATCGCGCTTAAACCAACCATCAATTACCTGCTGACGCAAGGTCCGGAAACTGTATTCGTCGGTAGCCAGAATTATCAAAAGCACACCCCATAATAAATTAAAATAACTGGCAATGTAGGCTAACTTCAACCAAATGTCGGGGAAGTTATACAACGTAGGCCCAGCCGCCTGACCGTTAATCTCTACCTTGCTGCCCAGGTAAGCAAATAGCAAAAACAACCCGGTAAAAATTAATAAAATTGACCAGAAAGTGTGATATGGTACTAATTTACGCAGTTCAATTAAAAGCAAATTCATGGAGCAGGGTAGTTGGTAATTTGTAGAAATTGCGACTCCAGACTTTTCTTTTTAACGGTGATTTGGCTTAATACCAAACCTTGCGCAAAAAAAGCCTGATTTAAATCGGAGCTCGTAAAACCGGGTTGTAAAGTTAAAGTTAACTGATGCGGCTCGGTTTTTACGAGAGTTACTGGTAGTTGCGGCAACAAAGCCAATGCTGCTTGCTGGTCACCGGGTAGGCTGATAATAACCTGATCGTCTTTCGCCAGAATGGAACTTACCGAACCAGATGCCCGCAGTATACCGGTTTGCAGCACGGCCACGTGGGTACATACTTTTTCTACCTCGTCAAGTAAATGGCTGGCCATAATTATGGTTTTACCTTCGCCGGCAATTTGTTTAATTAACTCCCGCACTTCGGCAATGCCTTGCGGGTCCAGGCCGTTGGTAGGTTCGTCTAGCACCAGTACGTCCGGGTTATTTAATAAGGCCGCGGCTAAAGCTAAACGTTGTTTCATGCCTAATGAAAATCCTTTAAACGCCGAATCTTTGCGGTTTAATAATCCGACCCTATCGAGCACGGCGGGTATAACTTGATGCGACACGTTTTTAATATCCGCGGTAATTTGCAGGTTCTGGTACGCCGATAAGTAAGGATAAAAATTAGGAGTTTCCAGAATGGCGCCAATGCGGCGTTTGGTAGAGTGGCTGATTTTTTCGCCGAACCACGTGAAAGTACCCGAGGTAGCATGTAATACATCCAGCACAATGCCCAAGGTAGTGGTTTTGCCGCTGCCATTCGGGCCCAATAACCCATAAACGCTGCTGGCCTCCACGGTTAAGCTTACCTGGTTTAAGGCCAGTACTGAGCCATATTTTTTTGATAAATTATTTATTTGCAGGACGGGTGCCAAATGTTTTTAATTAAGCCGTTATAGATTACTGAATTTATAGAGTAAGCGGAACAAAGTAAAAGTTTTGATTATTAATTTATATGGGCAATTCTTAGCTTTGACCAGGCAATAACAAAACTTTTCGAACCGATTTAGTAAATAAAGGTTGATGTTTGAGCCGCTCCGGGTCTTGCCGGAAATTTTCAAAATCCTGGGTCGTAGGAAAGGTTAGTAGGTGAATTTCGTAAGGAAGCTCGTCCGTAGCATGCACAAAATTACTTTTATCCGGCCGGATTCGATACACTAACTCACCGTAATATTGGGGCAAGAGTGGTAACACCTGATCTTCGTATTTTAAAAAAGTTTCTTCTTCTCCTTTCCGAACATATACCAGTAAAGTAAGATACAGTTTCTCCGTTTCCATATTGCAAATTTTTAAAATTTAAAATTTAGATAATAGAGTTCCTGAATTCCTGGCCAGTTCTATTTCGGTATTTTATTTTTTAATTTTAATATAAGTCGGGTATTTTTTTAATTGAAAACCAATAAAAACGAATAGCATAAAGTTTTAAATAAAATCTTTTATTCACCTTATTTCTCCCCAATGCGGGTAATAGGGTAGCGTAAATGCGACTTTTCGTAGTACGGAGAATGGCGGTAAATAAAGTCGAGTTGGGCTTGCCCGTTTTTAGCAGCTTCCGGGTTGCTGGCGAGGTAATCCTGCAATTGTTTTTTTAAATTTTGATTTTCCCGGAGCAATTGAGCGGCAATATCTTCAAAAACGTAGCTAGAGAAATATTCTTTTTGTTGTAAAATTTCATCAAAAAAGCCCCAGTTAAAGTAAGAATCGGTAGCCTGGGGTTCCAGGGTTTCCACGAGAAAACGGCTGGCGGGTTGGTTCGTCAGGATCAGGTAATCGCCAGCGAAGTAGTGCAGCTTTTGTTTTTCGGTACGCACTTGTACTCCCGAATGGAGATAATGTCCTTCGTAGGGCCGGGAACTGGTTTTATAATCAGCAATGTAATACACTTCGGCGGTAAAG
The sequence above is a segment of the Adhaeribacter swui genome. Coding sequences within it:
- a CDS encoding ABC transporter ATP-binding protein, whose protein sequence is MAPVLQINNLSKKYGSVLALNQVSLTVEASSVYGLLGPNGSGKTTTLGIVLDVLHATSGTFTWFGEKISHSTKRRIGAILETPNFYPYLSAYQNLQITADIKNVSHQVIPAVLDRVGLLNRKDSAFKGFSLGMKQRLALAAALLNNPDVLVLDEPTNGLDPQGIAEVRELIKQIAGEGKTIIMASHLLDEVEKVCTHVAVLQTGILRASGSVSSILAKDDQVIISLPGDQQAALALLPQLPVTLVKTEPHQLTLTLQPGFTSSDLNQAFFAQGLVLSQITVKKKSLESQFLQITNYPAP
- a CDS encoding DUF1330 domain-containing protein, which translates into the protein METEKLYLTLLVYVRKGEEETFLKYEDQVLPLLPQYYGELVYRIRPDKSNFVHATDELPYEIHLLTFPTTQDFENFRQDPERLKHQPLFTKSVRKVLLLPGQS